Proteins encoded by one window of Planctomycetota bacterium:
- a CDS encoding exo-alpha-sialidase yields the protein MHRRCPPLARSAALALLAAVALAQEAQAVDTRDRDPRNIRTGHPIPVEGYCDQPYVVVNRDGSWLCTLTTAGGHEGARGEHMVATRSTDQGKTWSPLVDIEPADGPSSSYGSPIVTPGGRVYCVYCYNGDKLSTLPDGKPLPRADMLGWFVLKWSDDGGRTWSRERHRLPMRVTACDRANDWKGAVQIFWSIDKPKAVGADLLFAFTKLGKYMLDDGEGWVYRSDNLLAEPDPAKLRWELLPEGDHGIRAPQFGSVQEEHNLVPLADGRSLYCVYRTTTGHPCHAYSRDGGRTWTTPEHMTCSPGGRKMKTPRACPKLWKTSNGKYLFWFHNHSGKGFEDRNPAWIAGGVEKDGFLHWSQPEILLYDPEPRMRMSYPDLIEQDGRFWVTETQKTLARIHEINPTLLEGLWRQGEAKEVARRGLVLDLGREQLQTGSTALPRPIPAAETGGLSLDLWVALDSLAAGQVLLQGEGLALATAEKGSVRIEMANGKTRFAWDCDPGLLRPGRPHHLVAIVDAGPRIISFVVDGVLCDGGEARQFGWARYPDALAPVCPAALRIGPAIHRLRVYDRFLRTSEAIASFHAGSGGTAR from the coding sequence ATGCACAGGCGATGTCCCCCGCTGGCACGCTCGGCGGCGCTGGCGCTTCTTGCGGCCGTCGCGCTCGCCCAGGAGGCACAGGCTGTGGACACGCGAGACCGCGATCCGCGGAATATCCGCACGGGCCACCCCATTCCCGTCGAGGGCTACTGCGACCAGCCCTATGTGGTCGTCAACCGCGACGGCTCGTGGCTCTGCACGCTGACGACCGCGGGCGGCCACGAGGGGGCCCGGGGCGAGCACATGGTGGCCACCCGCAGCACCGACCAGGGCAAGACCTGGTCGCCGCTTGTGGACATCGAGCCCGCCGACGGCCCCTCGTCGTCCTACGGCTCGCCCATCGTCACGCCCGGCGGGCGCGTCTATTGCGTCTACTGCTACAACGGCGACAAGCTCTCGACGCTGCCCGACGGCAAGCCGCTGCCCCGCGCCGACATGCTCGGCTGGTTTGTGCTCAAATGGTCCGACGACGGCGGCCGCACGTGGTCGCGCGAGCGCCACCGCCTGCCCATGCGTGTCACCGCCTGCGACCGCGCCAACGACTGGAAGGGCGCGGTGCAGATCTTCTGGAGCATTGACAAGCCCAAGGCCGTGGGCGCCGACCTCCTCTTCGCCTTCACCAAGCTCGGCAAGTACATGCTCGACGACGGCGAGGGCTGGGTCTATCGCTCCGACAACCTGCTCGCCGAACCCGACCCCGCGAAGCTCCGCTGGGAGCTGCTGCCCGAGGGCGATCACGGCATTCGCGCGCCCCAGTTCGGCTCCGTGCAGGAAGAGCACAACCTCGTGCCCCTGGCCGACGGCCGAAGCCTCTACTGCGTCTACCGCACCACCACCGGCCATCCCTGCCACGCCTACAGCCGCGACGGCGGCCGCACGTGGACCACGCCCGAGCACATGACCTGCTCCCCGGGCGGCCGCAAGATGAAGACCCCGCGCGCCTGCCCCAAGCTGTGGAAGACTTCCAACGGCAAGTACCTCTTCTGGTTCCACAACCACAGCGGCAAGGGCTTCGAGGACCGGAACCCCGCCTGGATCGCGGGGGGCGTGGAGAAGGACGGCTTCCTCCACTGGTCGCAGCCCGAGATTCTGCTCTACGACCCCGAGCCGAGGATGCGCATGAGCTACCCCGACCTCATCGAGCAGGACGGCCGCTTCTGGGTCACCGAGACGCAGAAGACGCTCGCCCGCATCCACGAAATCAATCCCACCCTGCTGGAAGGGCTGTGGCGCCAAGGCGAGGCGAAGGAGGTCGCACGCAGGGGCCTCGTGCTGGACCTGGGCCGGGAGCAGCTTCAGACGGGGAGCACCGCCCTCCCCCGCCCCATCCCCGCCGCGGAGACAGGCGGCCTGTCGCTCGACCTCTGGGTCGCGCTCGACAGCCTTGCGGCCGGGCAGGTGCTGCTCCAGGGGGAGGGCCTGGCCCTGGCCACTGCCGAGAAGGGCTCGGTGCGCATCGAGATGGCCAATGGCAAGACGCGCTTCGCGTGGGACTGCGATCCCGGGCTCCTCCGGCCGGGCCGGCCGCACCACCTCGTGGCCATCGTGGATGCGGGGCCGCGGATCATCTCATTCGTCGTGGACGGCGTGCTGTGCGACGGCGGCGAGGCCCGCCAGTTCGGCTGGGCGCGCTATCCCGACGCCCTCGCGCCCGTGTGCCCGGCCGCCCTCCGCATCGGACCCGCCATTCACCGCCTGCGCGTCTACGACAGGTTCCTGCGCACTTCCGAGGCCATCGCCAGCTTCCACGCCGGCAGCGGGGGGACCGCGAGATGA
- a CDS encoding CHAD domain-containing protein, whose translation MSRPLSAPELARFCEAVGAEAARVARVGAAAEALFAQTPHLHGLTKTMRPLLGVAAAVRQAARRGRLRGAMRACLPALTPFERRLALGAAGEPAAAQDGGNGRAAAEREAARRMAALLALAEAATLSGAQDATFAAALDDGRELELLVTGGGAVRESVAAVKAAAPVWNAAMARPLRTAALHAGKTLPSRMAPEATLAALARRTLQTHWEAFAARLYGLGCRDDIEFVHELRVALRRLRAALRVFKAAIDGLARALLGELKRLADALGHVRDADVFLAFLRRRAAEAPEEQRPFLRGLELAERRKRGRFLRTLRDTFESAEFAAFRERFDPVLTGRTAAGGLCALAKGEEPAAAHAPKALAKRLRSAARLGRGLARASAARQHALRIACKKLRYTAEFFAALYPHGLAAVIEPMALMQDALGDVHDADVYRERVIRYHTYRKAEAHEPATARAVDALLEFLEAQRADALGRAVDVWRSFTTGKKARKAIKAIL comes from the coding sequence GTGTCCAGGCCGCTCAGCGCACCAGAGCTTGCTCGGTTCTGCGAGGCCGTGGGGGCGGAGGCCGCGCGCGTGGCGCGCGTGGGCGCCGCGGCCGAGGCCCTGTTCGCCCAGACTCCGCACCTCCACGGGCTCACGAAGACGATGAGGCCGCTGCTCGGGGTGGCCGCGGCCGTGCGCCAGGCGGCCCGCCGCGGCCGGCTCCGCGGGGCGATGCGAGCCTGCCTGCCGGCGCTCACGCCGTTCGAGCGGCGGCTCGCCCTGGGCGCCGCAGGCGAGCCGGCGGCGGCACAGGACGGCGGCAACGGCCGCGCCGCGGCCGAGCGCGAGGCGGCGCGGCGGATGGCGGCGCTCCTGGCCCTCGCCGAGGCCGCCACGCTCTCGGGGGCGCAGGACGCCACGTTCGCGGCGGCGCTGGACGACGGGCGCGAACTCGAGCTCCTCGTGACCGGCGGCGGGGCCGTCCGCGAGAGCGTCGCCGCCGTGAAAGCGGCCGCGCCGGTGTGGAACGCCGCCATGGCCCGCCCGCTCCGCACGGCGGCCCTCCACGCCGGCAAGACGCTTCCGAGCCGCATGGCGCCGGAGGCGACTCTCGCCGCCCTGGCGCGGCGCACGCTCCAGACCCACTGGGAGGCCTTCGCCGCGCGCCTCTACGGCCTCGGGTGCCGGGACGACATCGAGTTCGTCCACGAACTGCGGGTCGCGCTCCGCCGGCTGCGGGCCGCGCTGCGGGTCTTCAAGGCGGCGATAGACGGCCTGGCGCGGGCTCTTCTGGGCGAACTGAAGCGGCTCGCCGATGCGTTGGGCCACGTGCGCGATGCGGATGTGTTCCTGGCCTTCCTCCGGCGCCGGGCGGCGGAAGCGCCCGAGGAGCAGCGGCCCTTCCTCCGCGGCCTCGAACTCGCCGAGCGGCGCAAGCGAGGCCGCTTCCTCCGCACCCTGCGCGACACCTTCGAGTCGGCCGAGTTCGCCGCGTTCCGCGAGCGGTTCGACCCCGTGCTGACGGGGCGCACGGCGGCCGGCGGGCTGTGCGCGCTCGCGAAGGGCGAAGAGCCGGCCGCCGCGCACGCGCCCAAGGCGCTGGCCAAGCGGCTGAGGTCGGCGGCGAGGCTGGGCCGGGGCCTCGCCCGGGCCTCGGCAGCGCGCCAGCACGCGCTGCGGATCGCGTGCAAGAAGCTCCGCTACACGGCCGAGTTCTTCGCGGCCCTGTATCCACACGGCCTCGCCGCCGTGATCGAGCCGATGGCCCTGATGCAGGACGCGCTGGGCGATGTGCACGACGCCGATGTTTACAGGGAGCGCGTCATCCGGTATCATACCTACCGGAAGGCCGAGGCGCACGAGCCGGCCACCGCGCGCGCGGTGGACGCGCTGCTGGAGTTCCTGGAAGCCCAGCGCGCCGACGCGCTCGGCAGGGCCGTGGACGTCTGGAGGTCCTTCACCACGGGCAAGAAGGCGCGCAAAGCGATCAAGGCCATCCTGTGA
- a CDS encoding ROK family protein: protein MGKQGRDKLYLGVDVGGTKILAALVAPNGQIVARERSETPREEPPRASVRAILAAMDGALDAAGVRASRLAAIGLAIPGVVDPDKGRVVVTPNMNLSGMQIASAVRKVYPVPVAVGNDVNLGTLGEKWLGAARRAKSAVGIFVGTGIGGGVIVDGRLVRGAREAAGEIGHIVMLPGGPRCGCGNHGCLEALASRSAIERELRAGMAAGRRTCLSKLLGGKRGPIKSKVLRRALKARDPLVTEVVRRAAEILGYACLTVRHLVDPDVIVLGGGVIEACGGFVLPIVQKIVQADALPGARKGGDVVPSELGDDAVALGAAALAMEAVGKSPLLSP from the coding sequence TTGGGCAAGCAAGGGCGCGACAAGCTCTATCTCGGCGTGGACGTGGGCGGCACCAAGATCCTCGCCGCGCTGGTCGCTCCGAACGGCCAGATCGTGGCCCGCGAACGGAGCGAGACCCCGCGCGAAGAGCCGCCGCGGGCCTCGGTGAGGGCCATCCTGGCTGCCATGGACGGCGCTCTGGACGCGGCCGGCGTGAGGGCGAGCCGCCTCGCGGCCATCGGGCTCGCCATCCCGGGCGTCGTGGACCCCGACAAGGGGCGAGTGGTGGTCACCCCGAACATGAACCTCTCCGGGATGCAGATCGCCTCCGCCGTCCGCAAGGTCTACCCCGTGCCCGTGGCCGTCGGCAACGACGTGAACCTGGGCACCCTGGGCGAGAAGTGGCTCGGCGCGGCACGCCGGGCGAAGAGCGCCGTGGGCATCTTCGTGGGCACAGGCATCGGCGGCGGCGTGATCGTGGACGGCCGCCTCGTGCGCGGCGCCCGCGAGGCCGCCGGCGAGATCGGCCACATCGTCATGCTGCCCGGCGGCCCCCGGTGCGGCTGCGGCAACCACGGGTGCCTCGAGGCCCTGGCCAGCCGCTCGGCCATCGAGCGCGAGCTGCGCGCCGGCATGGCCGCCGGCCGCCGCACGTGCCTGAGCAAGCTGCTCGGCGGGAAACGCGGCCCCATCAAGAGCAAGGTGCTCCGCCGCGCCCTCAAGGCGCGCGACCCCCTGGTCACCGAGGTGGTCCGCCGGGCCGCCGAAATCCTCGGCTACGCCTGCCTCACCGTGCGTCACCTGGTGGACCCCGACGTCATCGTGCTCGGCGGCGGCGTGATCGAGGCGTGCGGCGGCTTCGTGCTCCCCATCGTGCAGAAGATCGTGCAGGCCGACGCACTCCCCGGCGCGCGCAAGGGCGGCGACGTCGTGCCGTCCGAACTCGGTGACGACGCCGTGGCGCTCGGGGCCGCGGCGCTGGCGATGGAGGCCGTCGGCAAGTCCCCGCTTCTATCCCCTTGA
- a CDS encoding HD domain-containing protein, whose amino-acid sequence MTSTPKTECALALALRRCADTAHLRHVARLADLLFDALRPLHRLGEGPRELLACAALLHDIGLDTAITGHHRAALRLILEAHLPALSLEEKRIVANVARYHRKALPSPRHPEFRLLSPPAQGLVCRLAALLRVADGLDRDHTGAVASLSAALTRPGAWTLWIDGPGDLEHAAWGAARKADLFERAYGAKLVVTPRPDRDGTRNATML is encoded by the coding sequence GTGACGTCCACGCCCAAGACCGAGTGCGCGCTGGCCCTGGCCCTGCGCCGCTGCGCCGACACCGCACACCTGCGCCACGTGGCGCGGCTGGCCGACCTCCTCTTCGACGCCCTGCGGCCCCTGCACAGGCTCGGAGAAGGCCCTCGCGAACTCCTGGCCTGTGCGGCCCTGTTGCATGATATCGGCCTGGATACGGCGATCACGGGCCACCATCGGGCCGCCTTGCGCCTCATCCTGGAAGCCCACCTCCCGGCGCTGAGCCTGGAGGAGAAACGGATCGTCGCCAACGTGGCCCGATACCACAGGAAGGCCTTGCCCTCGCCGAGGCATCCTGAGTTCCGCCTCCTGTCGCCCCCTGCCCAGGGACTGGTCTGCCGCCTTGCCGCGCTGCTCCGCGTCGCCGACGGCCTCGACCGCGACCACACGGGCGCTGTCGCCTCGCTCTCGGCCGCCCTCACGCGGCCGGGCGCGTGGACGCTGTGGATTGACGGCCCGGGCGACTTGGAGCATGCCGCCTGGGGGGCGGCCCGCAAGGCCGACCTCTTCGAGCGCGCCTATGGGGCGAAACTGGTCGTGACGCCGCGGCCCGACCGCGATGGAACGCGGAACGCGACTATGCTATGA
- a CDS encoding DUF1080 domain-containing protein → MRRWCVWAGLFVVVACGAAGQVLAGEAEGWTELFNGKDLANWDVLGCEAEVQDGALLIKSGNGLVQTKEQFADFVLDVEWKALKADRWDSGIYFRYTEVPKGRPWPPRYQANLAKGIEGNVAELKGASSKGLVKNGEWNRFVLTVQGTKASLEINGKPAWEADGIQVPKGFLSLQAEVPQGGQFLFRNVRIKVLPETK, encoded by the coding sequence ATGCGACGTTGGTGCGTGTGGGCTGGGCTGTTCGTCGTCGTGGCCTGCGGTGCCGCGGGGCAGGTCCTGGCCGGCGAGGCGGAGGGCTGGACCGAGCTCTTCAACGGCAAGGACCTCGCGAACTGGGACGTCCTCGGCTGCGAGGCCGAGGTGCAGGACGGCGCGCTGCTCATCAAGAGCGGCAACGGCCTCGTCCAGACCAAGGAGCAGTTCGCGGACTTCGTGCTCGACGTGGAGTGGAAGGCCCTGAAGGCGGACCGGTGGGACTCCGGCATCTACTTCCGCTACACGGAGGTGCCGAAGGGCCGTCCCTGGCCGCCCCGCTACCAGGCCAACCTCGCCAAGGGAATCGAGGGCAATGTCGCCGAGCTCAAGGGCGCCTCGAGCAAGGGCCTGGTCAAGAACGGAGAATGGAACCGCTTCGTCCTCACAGTGCAGGGCACGAAGGCGAGCCTGGAGATCAACGGCAAGCCCGCGTGGGAAGCCGACGGCATCCAGGTGCCCAAGGGCTTCCTCTCGCTCCAGGCCGAAGTGCCCCAGGGCGGCCAGTTCCTCTTCAGAAACGTCCGCATCAAAGTGCTGCCCGAGACCAAGTAG
- a CDS encoding uroporphyrinogen decarboxylase family protein: protein MTPKERVLTTLAHREPDRIPWGEHSIDYNVYEDILGRKTLVQAKFRETLAWWEGRRDEIVECVKRDRLDLIRALEMDIIFISRVPPKGYKPEPLEKLDDDTYRDKAGNLYRISATTHDLMPYKRVAAPAEPPKIADLEATLDRVESEPITLPDESEWEAVRHMVKEAGQTHFILLMWGDISFPSFGHTDEEQLMNLALYPQECALITKIAGKRLVRGLDLLAKVNLGIDGIMPCGDLGSSTGMLASPRWYREHVWPWHKAFCDKAHAMGLKVLKHCCGNTNAVEEDLAAAGYDAHEALQHSGGMDLRDLKRRVGAKMTLWSGIWHEHIILGTPEDIRRDAAYAFEHAAPGGGYIMGSSHSLAVDAKRENILEMKRCRDNWGVYPIDPKRFV, encoded by the coding sequence GTGACCCCGAAGGAACGCGTCCTCACCACCCTGGCCCATCGCGAGCCCGACCGCATTCCCTGGGGCGAGCACTCGATTGACTACAACGTCTACGAGGACATCCTGGGCCGCAAGACCCTCGTCCAGGCCAAGTTCCGCGAGACCCTCGCCTGGTGGGAGGGCCGCCGCGACGAGATCGTCGAGTGCGTCAAGCGCGACCGCCTCGACCTCATCCGCGCGCTCGAGATGGACATCATCTTCATCAGCCGTGTGCCGCCCAAGGGCTACAAGCCCGAGCCGCTGGAGAAGCTCGACGACGACACCTACCGCGACAAGGCGGGCAACCTCTACCGCATCTCCGCCACCACCCACGACCTGATGCCCTACAAGCGCGTTGCCGCGCCCGCCGAGCCCCCGAAGATCGCCGACCTTGAGGCCACCCTCGACCGCGTGGAGAGCGAGCCGATCACCCTCCCCGACGAGTCCGAATGGGAGGCCGTCCGCCACATGGTCAAGGAGGCGGGCCAGACCCACTTCATCCTGCTCATGTGGGGCGACATCTCGTTCCCCTCGTTCGGCCACACGGACGAGGAGCAACTCATGAACCTCGCCCTCTACCCCCAGGAATGCGCCCTGATCACGAAGATCGCCGGCAAGCGGCTCGTTCGGGGCCTCGACCTGCTTGCCAAAGTGAACCTGGGCATTGACGGCATCATGCCCTGCGGCGACCTGGGCTCCTCCACCGGCATGCTCGCCAGCCCCCGCTGGTATCGCGAGCACGTGTGGCCCTGGCACAAGGCATTCTGCGACAAGGCCCACGCGATGGGGCTCAAGGTCCTCAAGCACTGCTGCGGCAACACCAACGCCGTGGAAGAGGACCTCGCCGCGGCCGGCTACGACGCGCACGAGGCCCTCCAGCACAGCGGGGGCATGGACCTCCGCGACCTCAAGAGGCGCGTCGGCGCCAAGATGACGCTCTGGAGCGGCATCTGGCACGAGCACATCATCCTGGGCACGCCCGAGGACATCCGCCGCGACGCCGCCTACGCCTTCGAGCACGCTGCCCCGGGCGGCGGCTACATCATGGGCTCCAGCCACTCGCTGGCCGTGGACGCCAAGCGCGAGAACATCCTCGAGATGAAGCGCTGCCGCGACAACTGGGGCGTCTACCCGATCGACCCGAAGCGGTTCGTGTGA
- a CDS encoding DUF4832 domain-containing protein, translated as MSAAGRSRWRDVFGPQEVIQRVRPKESGANLPNPHKGTTTFQRFNGAPLFPGLTWDDEHGPEVFEPFDGNLANPQYPDTTLAYCRWTWRALEPEKGRFRWDIVDGALEAGRVRGQTVQVRVQPYVRAMPDWYWALGARALAGGKMEGRREPDANDPLYLEHWGGFVRAFAERYDGHPDLESFDIAYAGPCGETGGNATPDTAARLTDIYLHGFRRTQLVSMLGTHGCAHAANTGRRIGWRADCFGDLSRAKAPGIVPDDLCWCHMLDLYPKEVVQCGVADAWKTAPVTLETCWTVGHWVKEGWDVDWILDQGLKYHLSVFMPKSSYIPDAVREKIDAFNRRMGYRFVLRQMILPLEAKPGQRIAFEMFVDNVGVAPIYRPYRLAFRFRQGGEEHIVLSNADVRAWMPDHTWFSDEIVFPPALERGETKVDIGLVDAATLTPRVRLAIEPVLPDGWHPMTSLDVV; from the coding sequence ATGAGCGCAGCCGGCCGATCAAGGTGGCGAGATGTGTTCGGCCCCCAGGAAGTCATTCAGCGCGTGCGGCCCAAGGAGTCGGGCGCCAATCTGCCCAATCCCCACAAGGGCACCACCACGTTCCAGCGCTTCAACGGCGCTCCCCTCTTCCCGGGTCTCACCTGGGACGACGAGCACGGCCCCGAGGTCTTCGAACCCTTCGACGGCAACCTGGCGAACCCCCAATACCCCGACACCACGCTCGCCTACTGCCGATGGACCTGGCGCGCCCTCGAGCCCGAGAAGGGCAGGTTCCGGTGGGACATAGTGGACGGTGCCCTCGAGGCGGGGCGCGTGCGGGGCCAGACGGTGCAGGTGCGCGTGCAGCCGTACGTGCGGGCGATGCCCGACTGGTATTGGGCCCTCGGCGCCCGCGCCCTCGCCGGCGGCAAGATGGAGGGCCGCCGCGAGCCCGACGCCAACGACCCGCTCTACCTCGAGCACTGGGGCGGCTTCGTTCGCGCCTTCGCCGAACGCTACGACGGCCACCCCGATCTCGAGAGCTTCGACATCGCCTACGCCGGCCCCTGCGGCGAGACCGGCGGCAACGCGACGCCCGACACCGCGGCACGCCTCACCGACATCTATCTGCACGGCTTCCGCCGGACCCAGCTCGTCTCGATGCTCGGCACCCACGGCTGCGCCCACGCCGCCAACACCGGCCGCCGCATCGGCTGGCGGGCCGACTGCTTCGGCGACCTCAGCCGCGCGAAGGCCCCGGGCATCGTGCCCGACGACCTGTGCTGGTGCCACATGCTCGACCTCTACCCCAAGGAGGTCGTTCAGTGCGGCGTCGCCGATGCCTGGAAGACCGCCCCCGTGACCCTCGAGACGTGCTGGACCGTGGGCCACTGGGTGAAGGAGGGCTGGGACGTGGATTGGATTCTCGACCAGGGGCTCAAGTACCACCTGTCGGTCTTCATGCCCAAGTCGTCCTACATCCCCGACGCGGTGCGCGAGAAGATAGACGCCTTCAACCGTCGGATGGGCTACCGCTTCGTCCTGCGGCAGATGATTCTGCCCCTGGAGGCCAAGCCTGGGCAGCGGATCGCCTTTGAAATGTTCGTGGACAATGTGGGCGTGGCGCCAATCTACCGCCCGTATCGCCTCGCGTTCCGCTTCCGGCAGGGAGGCGAGGAGCACATCGTGCTCTCCAATGCCGACGTGCGCGCCTGGATGCCCGACCACACCTGGTTCAGCGACGAGATCGTCTTCCCCCCCGCCCTCGAGCGCGGCGAGACGAAGGTGGACATCGGCCTCGTGGACGCGGCCACCCTCACCCCCCGCGTGCGCCTCGCCATCGAACCCGTGCTGCCCGACGGCTGGCACCCGATGACGAGCCTGGACGTGGTGTGA
- a CDS encoding AAA family ATPase: protein MGASIEARAAEFAREFAALRNAVGQVIVGHEEVLEGVLTGLYAAGHCLLEGAPGLGKTLLVRTLSDALDVTFARVQFTPDLMPADIMGTNLLAEDEAGRRTFRFQPGPLFANLVLADEVNRATPKTQSALLEAMQEGTVTVGRATHPLPAPFFVLATQNPIEMEGTYPLPEAQLDRFLFKLLVRYSSREELNTILERTTEAAAPRTGKVLDGPRVLDGVALARQVVVAPHVRDYAARLVLATHPGGEFAVDLVNRFVRYGASPRGAQALILAGKVRALASGRYNVGFEDVRAFAAPALRHRLILNFEGEAEGVTTDQIIAQAVERTPVSPVR from the coding sequence ATGGGTGCCAGCATCGAGGCCCGCGCGGCGGAGTTCGCCCGGGAGTTCGCCGCGCTTCGGAACGCGGTCGGCCAGGTGATCGTGGGGCACGAGGAGGTGCTGGAGGGCGTGCTGACGGGCCTCTACGCGGCCGGCCACTGCTTGCTGGAGGGCGCGCCCGGCCTCGGGAAGACCCTGCTGGTGAGGACCCTGAGCGACGCGCTGGATGTGACGTTCGCGCGCGTGCAGTTCACGCCGGACCTGATGCCCGCCGACATCATGGGCACGAACCTGCTGGCCGAGGACGAGGCGGGGCGCCGCACGTTCCGCTTCCAGCCGGGGCCGCTGTTTGCGAACCTGGTGCTGGCCGACGAAGTGAACCGCGCGACGCCGAAGACTCAATCGGCCCTCCTCGAGGCGATGCAGGAGGGCACGGTCACGGTGGGCCGCGCGACGCATCCGCTGCCGGCGCCGTTCTTCGTGCTGGCCACGCAGAACCCGATCGAGATGGAAGGCACGTACCCGCTGCCCGAGGCGCAGCTCGACCGCTTCCTGTTCAAGCTCCTGGTGCGCTACTCGAGCCGCGAAGAGCTGAACACGATCCTCGAGCGCACCACGGAGGCGGCCGCGCCGAGGACCGGCAAGGTGCTGGACGGGCCCAGGGTGCTGGACGGAGTGGCCCTGGCGCGGCAGGTGGTCGTGGCGCCCCACGTGCGCGACTACGCCGCGCGGCTCGTGCTGGCGACCCATCCCGGCGGCGAGTTCGCGGTGGACCTTGTCAACCGGTTCGTCCGCTACGGCGCCAGCCCGCGGGGAGCGCAGGCCCTGATCCTGGCGGGCAAGGTGCGGGCGCTCGCCAGCGGCAGGTACAACGTCGGCTTCGAGGACGTGCGGGCCTTCGCGGCCCCTGCCTTGCGGCACCGCCTCATTCTGAACTTCGAGGGCGAGGCCGAGGGCGTGACGACCGACCAGATCATTGCGCAGGCGGTGGAGAGGACTCCTGTGTCGCCGGTGCGGTGA
- a CDS encoding glycosyltransferase family 39 protein, with protein MRASAVLSLGLPIAVGACLMGVGLRAGWYGSFDANGALYSTAARNYLRHGLRATRGGQVCNAGQLRPDEFRFYAHHPPGVSLALAAGFAALGESEGAARLLFLLFTLGAAACLHRIARQVAGEAAAFLAATTFVLQPMVALYGRMPDHEAPAAFFALLLTLLYLRWQRDGRRRWLAAMSAAACLGVWFAWVVAAVPWLLLAYHTALRRKGAPWLLLPAAFGALGFLAVLGHVALVEGGLGELWRALGHRLGTRASDRAAEGSFGAADFVSRMGVYFWRGFSGVSAALAAACVLGLGRPRSGGLLLVATLAAWALLNVLAFRQGAYVHIYYQFYLAIPIALLSGMALAAVWRRGRSPVWPLAALVLLAAAGFEAQHKLAPARRGAALDAFYPGQARLAEHLRANTRFEDRILLWADRYHNLRQVTYYADRNLRVATDPAEAARLWAQGGFTRAFRIVNLDEGDLQPLLGFTAPATQESSPPPAQ; from the coding sequence ATGCGTGCCTCTGCCGTGCTCAGCCTGGGCTTGCCCATCGCCGTCGGGGCGTGCCTGATGGGCGTGGGCCTTCGCGCGGGGTGGTACGGCTCGTTCGATGCCAACGGCGCCCTCTACAGCACCGCCGCGCGGAACTACCTGCGCCACGGCCTCCGCGCCACGCGCGGCGGCCAGGTGTGCAACGCGGGGCAGCTCCGGCCCGACGAGTTCCGCTTCTACGCCCACCACCCGCCCGGCGTCTCGCTCGCGCTGGCGGCGGGCTTCGCGGCGCTGGGCGAGAGCGAAGGGGCGGCCCGCCTGCTCTTCCTCCTCTTCACCCTCGGGGCGGCGGCGTGCCTGCACCGCATCGCGCGCCAGGTGGCCGGCGAGGCGGCGGCATTCCTCGCGGCGACCACCTTCGTTCTTCAGCCAATGGTCGCGCTCTACGGCCGGATGCCCGACCACGAAGCCCCGGCGGCCTTCTTCGCTCTCCTGCTCACGCTCCTCTATCTCCGCTGGCAACGCGACGGGCGGCGGCGCTGGCTCGCCGCGATGTCGGCCGCGGCCTGCCTGGGCGTGTGGTTCGCATGGGTCGTGGCCGCCGTCCCCTGGCTGCTCCTCGCCTATCACACCGCCCTGCGGCGCAAGGGCGCGCCGTGGCTGCTCCTCCCGGCCGCCTTCGGGGCGCTGGGATTCCTGGCGGTGCTGGGCCACGTCGCCCTCGTCGAGGGTGGGCTGGGCGAGCTCTGGCGGGCGCTGGGCCATCGGCTCGGGACCCGGGCGAGCGACCGCGCCGCCGAGGGCTCGTTCGGGGCCGCCGACTTCGTGAGCCGGATGGGCGTCTACTTCTGGCGCGGCTTCAGCGGGGTATCCGCCGCCCTTGCGGCTGCGTGCGTGCTGGGCCTCGGCCGCCCCCGCTCCGGCGGCCTGCTGCTCGTCGCCACGCTGGCCGCCTGGGCGCTGCTCAACGTCTTGGCCTTCCGCCAGGGCGCTTACGTTCACATCTACTATCAGTTCTATCTCGCCATCCCGATCGCCCTGCTTTCCGGGATGGCGCTCGCGGCAGTCTGGCGCCGCGGAAGGAGCCCGGTGTGGCCCCTCGCGGCCCTGGTGCTCCTGGCCGCCGCCGGCTTCGAGGCCCAGCACAAGCTCGCGCCCGCGCGCCGGGGCGCAGCTCTCGACGCCTTCTATCCCGGCCAGGCCCGGCTCGCCGAGCACCTGCGGGCGAACACCCGGTTCGAGGACCGGATTCTGCTCTGGGCCGACCGGTACCACAATCTGCGCCAGGTGACCTACTACGCGGATCGCAACCTGCGGGTGGCCACGGACCCCGCGGAGGCCGCGCGGCTCTGGGCGCAGGGCGGCTTCACCCGAGCCTTCCGCATCGTCAATCTGGATGAGGGGGACCTCCAGCCGCTGCTCGGCTTCACCGCACCGGCGACACAGGAGTCCTCTCCACCGCCTGCGCAATGA